GACCAAGAAGGGTCAACTTAGGTGAGGGATTCGCTCCCTCTTCCTCCGCCTGCTTGGATAGGGGTAGCTGGGAGGACAGATTTCTGCTCGGATAGAGCCAGGTGGGCGCGCACCACTTCTGGCCGcgcgcctcctcctcctcctcccagttttGTTCACGCTTCTGCGCCTGCGCAGTGCGACGAATCTGGCGCTGTCCCTTTCAGCACCACGCGGAGCCCGCGCCTCCCCTCCCCGCGGTGAGCCCCGCGCGCCCCCGCCTCGCACGTTCTTGCTCCCCTTGACCACCCGAACAAACCCCTTCTTCCTTCCAGGGTCACCATCTGCCTGCCCCGGAGTTCCCAAGGAGAGCAGTTGCCATAGTAACTCTAGCAGTGCTTTCTTAAAATAGCTGGGCCCGCTTCTACCTTGGCCAAGGGCACAAGGGTTGCCTGTCTCCCACTTTCTCCAGTCCAGGCGTCATTCCATCTAACCTTTTATCCCCAGACTGGCAGGATGCCTAACCTAAGCAGCAAGGAAGTTCTTTCCGAAGTCTGACTAACATTCCTGCTGCTGCATCCTGGGCAAGTAGTCAGGGTTTCATCTCCTGGGTCCAAGAGTCAGAGCCCCCAGAGGGTTTGAGGCGCTGTTCCCTAGATCTCTCTTCCATAAGCTGATAGTCTCCTGGATTTAGGGGGCGGGTCCAGTCTACACCGGTACAGTGTGCTGGCGCGGCCGCGTGCTCGTGGGGGCGGGAGCGCGTGTGGCATGTAACAGGTCATGTGGCAACCTCCTAGGGACACGCGTGGGGTCTGGAGAGGGACACGCGTGTGCATCTGGGTTCTGCGTGTGGCTCAGGGGGTGGTGGACGAGAGGGACGTGTACACGATTGGGGTGGGGCATGTGATGGTCAGAACAGAACCAGGGGTTCCATACGTCCTCCCCCTCTTCAGGGGCGGGTCTCAGGTTGGCGGGAGAGCCCAGCGGCGACCTAGCGTCTAAAAGGGGGGGcagcctctgggcctcagggccctgggagagggcggggggtgggtgggtggggggggggattagCTCTGTCTGAGCCGCGcgttgagggaggaggagggactgagAGGCGGGCGGGCCTGGAGCAAGCGGGAGCAAGCGGGAGCCGTGCTGCCTTCACAGCTGAGCTgggcccagcctctcccctgcctctcttCGGCCCCAGCTCCAAGCGAGCAGCGGTGAGTACAGATGCGGCTCCAGTCCAGGTCTGCACTGGGAGCGCGATGGGCCCCGATTAAGCTTCAGGAACCTGCCTGGCAGTGTTGCTGCTTCTGACCTCTGCCCCTACCCTGCATTGCCACCAGAGGCCCCTTTACCCCTTTATGGTCCCTTCTGGGCTGGACAAGATCTGTTATACCCTTGGGGTGGAGGGCGGGTGGTGGGAgcgagagatggggagagggctCTGGTGCAACCTTCCCCTCCAGAGACCAGTGactggtgggggttgggggagaaggtATATGTCCCTGCTTAAGTATACGTGCGTGTGCATCTGTATTTGTGTGTGATTGTGACCAGTAGGTCTCTGTGAGTGTCTAAAttgcctgtgtctctgtgtgctttgAAGAATGAGGGCCTGTATGTATATTTGGGTATCTCTTTTTGTGTTCCTATTTGATGACAGAGTGTGTGTAAAACAAGCATGTGCCTTTCCATTACACACATATTTGTTATGACTGTGAGAGTGTATGAGGGTGTGTCTTTGAGCaatatgtgtgtgcctgtgcctgtgtgtgctCGAGGGTGTTGTCTATGGATGTGTTTAGCTATGTACTGACATTATTTGTccttatgtgtgtgtgcatgaatgtGTGTAGCTGTATGGAGAATAAGAATATCCCTTTCCCATCCAGCATGTATGTGTTAGGTGAAGAGACTTCAggcctttctcctccctttcaccTATGCCTCTCAGCCCTTCGTCTCCCTATATGCCACCCCCATTCTTCTTCCCTTTCATTCCAGGAGGCCTGAGTTCTCCCTCACTGTATGAGGGGCTTCCATAAGAGAGGCTGTGGGAGACCCATGGCtagatgatggtgatggctgcTTGATACTCATGGTCCTGAGGGTGGGGTAGCTGGCTTCCCCCTCCCCTACCAGCAGTAGTTCCAAAATGCCACAGGGACTCTGGGCTCACTCAGTTTCTGAAAtagcttcctctctcctcccagggtGATTCTCAGGGCCCCCAgacaggagaggagccaggggccCACTGGGggtattattcttttttcctcaggCCTCCATGGAAGTAGCCCCAGCAGGAGGACCAATTACCCACAGGGGTGGGATAAGTGATGCCATATTCCCAGGGTGGGCTAAGCCCCTGGCCCTCAGTGGCTCTAGCCAGCTTTCCCCTCCCTATCTTTGCTCTCCTGCCCACCCAACACCCTAGCAGTTCACCCCCTACACCCCTTCCTCTCTTGCAGGCCTGTCTGAAGAGCATGCTGCCCCCTCACTCCCCGCCTGGCCTAGCCATCCCTGCCCCCCCAGCCTGACCCCCGGCCCCAGCATGGCCCAGGGTGCCATGCGCTTCTGCTCGGAGGGCGACTGTGCCATCTCCCCACCACGATGTCCACGCCGCTGGCTCCCCGAAGGCCCGGTGCCCCAGAGCCCCCCAGCCAGCATGTATGGCAGCACAGGCTCCCTGCTAAGGCGGGTAGCAGGTCCAGGTCCCCGAAGCCGGGAATTTGGACGTGTGACAGCACCCTGTACCCCCCTGCGTGGTCCCCCATCACCTCGTGTTGCTCCCTCACCCTGGGCACCCTCCTCCCCTACTGGGCAGCCCCCACCAGGGACCCGGAGCTCCGTGGTCATATTCCGCTTTGTGGAGAAGGCCAGCGTGAGGCCACTAAATGGGCTACCTGCTCCCGGAGGCTTGAGTCGGAGCTGGGACCTGGGTGGGGTctctcctcccaggcccaccccagTCCTTGGGCCTGGCTCCAACCGGAAGTTGCGGCTGGAAGCATCCACATCAGATCCACTCCCAGCAGGAGGAGGCTCAGCTCTACCTGGCAGCCAGGGCCTTTTACATGGGCCACCAGCTCAACCTCAGGTTGGAGCAGATGGTCTTTACTCCTCTCTCCCCAATGGGCTGGGGGGGCCCTCTGAGCACCTGGCCACATTATTCCGAGGACCTGCTAACACTGGACTCCTGAACCAGGTATGTGACCTCCCTTGGGCTCCCTCAAAATCCAGAGTCCCAGCAAAGGCCAAGGCTTGTTCCCTTGGTGGTCTTGAGCCTGTTGGCTCTCTGAATCCTTCAATTTGTCCTAAATCTGTCTCTTTCTTGTCCTCTGTTTGTCCCTATGTCTCTGCACTTTCACCTCTGTtcctgtatatttttctttctgtgtttctgtgccATGTTCTTGTGTCTTTATGTCTGGCTTTATCTCTGGATGCCTGTATCTATGTCTTCCTCTTTGGCTTAGGGGGACACCTGGTCCTCACCTCGGGAAGTCTCCTCTCATGCCCAGAGAATTGCTCGAGCCAAATGGGAATTCTTCTATGGCTCTTTGGACCCCCCCAGCTCAGGTAAGGCCTGGGACTGAGGCAAGGGGAACAGGACAGGGCCTTCTCCACAGCAGCCAAGGTATGGTAGGGAGCCTTCCTTTAAGCCTCCCCCAGTCCTTTCCTGGGCTTCTGAGTCAGCTAATGCCTCTCTAGGTCTCACTATTTCCATCTGTGTTAtgatgggggttgggggatggCAGCTAGGTTGGGCACCTGGAGGAAGGTGGGTGGTAGGGAGAGGGGATGGCAGGAAATCTTGATTTCTTTAGGTCATTCCTTGAAGTAGAAAAGAGGCTAATCTCCCTCAGGCCCCTCAAAGCTGTTTGACaagaacttttttccttttttgaggggaggaggaggtaattaggttaatttatattattattattattattattattattattattattattatcatcatcattattatcattattattatcattattattaaccagggattgaacccaggaccttgtgcatgctaagcactgccctctatcactgagctataccctccccactgtttgACAAGAACTTGATTAGAAATGAGCTCCACTGGCACCAGGAATAAGCTGAATTTGTGGCATGAGGAATGGTGGCTAGACAGTAAAAGAACTTCCTGCCAacatgaggcagcagaggaaagtTCCTTCCAGGAAGAGAATCAGGACAGGGAGTTGACCTGAATAACCTCCTGATTAGGATGCCTGTGCACACTGCAGGTGCTAAGCCCCCAGAGCAGGCCCCCCCATCTCCACTTGGGGTGGGCTCAGGGCAGGACTCTGGGGTAGCTGTGGGGCGAGCAGCCAAGTACTCCGAGACGGACCTGGACACGGTGCCCCTGAGGTGCTACCGAGAGACCGACATCGATGAGGTGCTGGCTGAGCGGGAGGAGGCTGACTCGGCCATCGAGAGTCAGCCCAGCTCTGAGGGCCTGCCTGGCACTGCCCTTCCACCTGCCCCACATCCCAGCCCATGCCTTGGCCCTCGTCCTAGCCTGGGCAGTGGcaatgaggatgaggatgaggcaGGTGGGGAAGAGGATGTGGACGACGAGGTGTTTGAGGCCTCAGAGGGGGCCCGGTGAGTGGGGaagtgggagaagaaagagactTGTGCCTTCCCACTGGCCCAGAGCCAGAGCTGGGCTCAAAGGGACTGGAATAGAGacaagggtggggctgggtgtgTTAGGACCAAGCTGGTGGTGCTGACAGGGCAGTGTAGTAGGAGTCTCTAAACACAGAGGCCTGAGGTCTGGCAGAATGTTGGGGATGTGGGGTAGGAGAGCCATCAGCAAGAacccaggaggggagggacagcCAGGATAGAGAAGGAAAGGGGTTCTAGTAAAGAACAGAGGGCAGAGTGAGAGGCCAGGGGCCAGGATCAAGCCTGGGGTCATGGAAGCATCAATCCAGATCCTGGATCCTGGTGGGAGAGCGGGGAGTGTAGGGGCTTTCCTCTGTCTCACACCCCTTTGCAGCTTGGAGCCTCATCTTCTTTTCCTAAGATGTTGCCAGAAATAGAAATGGGATGGCAGGAGGGGAGAAGatcagagagaaggaggagaaagggagattAGCAGTCAGTGAGAAAGGAAGGGGATTGGGTGCTGGGGATGGGTAGGGCTGGGGTGCTCCAAGGGCACTGAATAGTTTGATGAACCTGTGGTGGGGACCCCTTACCCAGGTGGCTTTTTTAGGGGGCTGGGGGACCTGTGAAAAGGGGCTGATAATCCCCTTCACAGAGTCAGTATGAAAGTTTAGTGAAATGCTACCTGAGAGCTGTCCTCTAGGTCCCTGATCAGACATTCTCCCTGCCCCTGCAGGCCAGGCACCCGAATGCCTCACTCTGGGCCTCTCAAGTCTCCTTTGCCCTTTCTACCTGGGACCAGTCCCTCAGCTGATGGGCCCGACTCTTTCAGTTGTGTGTTTGAAGCCATCTTGGAGTCACACCGGGCCAAGGGCACCTCCTACACCAGCCTCGCCTCGCTGGAGGCCCTGGCCTCACCTGGCCCAACCCAGAGCCCCTTCTTCACGTTTGAGCTGCCTCCCCAACCTCCTGCCCCGAGGCCTGACCCACCTGCTCCTGCCCCACTTGCCCCTCTTGAACCAGATTCTGGTACTAGCTCTGCTGCTGATGGGCCTtggacacagagaagggaagaagaggaggcagaggctggagccaAGCAGGCCCCAAGGAGGGAGCCCCCTAGTCCTTGCCACTCAGAGGACAGCTTTGGGCTAGGGGCAGCACCCCTGGGCAGGTGAGTGATTCTTTGGTTCCTCAGACCTGAGGACCCTGGGGCTCCAGGAACAGCTGCTCCAAGGGACAGAGCCCAAATGTGAAGATGTAGTTTATATTCCTGACCCTTGATAGGGGTGGTTAGAGGATACAGAtgtgtttttccatttgcagGACTATTTCTATTGGCTGTGAGTGGAAGCCCTTCACAGCCTGCCCCCTTGGTCTGAGATCCATTAACTTGAGAAACCACGATTCAGGACTGAAGAGTCCATAAAGAACACCCTCCTTTTTCTCCAGAAGGGCCCTTCCTCCCCAGACAGAGCCTCTAACCTGCTTAGAATTCTTCTGGCCTTACTCCCACCCAGCCTAAAGGTTTTTCCGAAAGATGCAGTCACCAGCTTCTTCTATCGCCTTCCTCCCATGTCGCAACCCCATCCCCCTCCAATCGGGAGTCTCTCACCCTTCTCCAGGAAGTCCTTTCACCAGTCTAACCTTtctgctctcccctctgccaACTACCCTATCAGTCACTGAAGCCATGGAAACAGGAGGGGGTGGCCAGGGAA
This genomic interval from Camelus ferus isolate YT-003-E chromosome 11, BCGSAC_Cfer_1.0, whole genome shotgun sequence contains the following:
- the PSD gene encoding PH and SEC7 domain-containing protein 1 — protein: MAQGAMRFCSEGDCAISPPRCPRRWLPEGPVPQSPPASMYGSTGSLLRRVAGPGPRSREFGRVTAPCTPLRGPPSPRVAPSPWAPSSPTGQPPPGTRSSVVIFRFVEKASVRPLNGLPAPGGLSRSWDLGGVSPPRPTPVLGPGSNRKLRLEASTSDPLPAGGGSALPGSQGLLHGPPAQPQVGADGLYSSLPNGLGGPSEHLATLFRGPANTGLLNQGDTWSSPREVSSHAQRIARAKWEFFYGSLDPPSSGAKPPEQAPPSPLGVGSGQDSGVAVGRAAKYSETDLDTVPLRCYRETDIDEVLAEREEADSAIESQPSSEGLPGTALPPAPHPSPCLGPRPSLGSGNEDEDEAGGEEDVDDEVFEASEGARPGTRMPHSGPLKSPLPFLPGTSPSADGPDSFSCVFEAILESHRAKGTSYTSLASLEALASPGPTQSPFFTFELPPQPPAPRPDPPAPAPLAPLEPDSGTSSAADGPWTQRREEEEAEAGAKQAPRREPPSPCHSEDSFGLGAAPLGSEPPLSQLVSDSDSELDSTERLALGSTDTLSNGQKADLEAAQRLAKRLYRLDGFRKADVARHLGKNNDFSKLVAGEYLKFFVFTGMTLDQALRVFLKELALMGETQERERVLAHFSQRYFQCNPGALSSEDGAHTLTCALMLLNTDLHGHNIGKRMTCGDFIGNLEGLNEGGDFPRELLKALYSSIKNEKLQWAIDEEELRRSLSELADPNPKVIKRVSGGSGSGSSPFLDLTPEPGAAVYKHGALVRKVHADPDCRKTPRGKRGWKSFHGILKGMILYLQKEEYQPGKALSEAELKNAISIHHALATRASDYSKRPHVFYLRTADWRIFLFQAPSLEQMQSWITRINVVAAMFSAPPFPAAVSSQKKFSRPLLPSAATRLSQEEQVQTHEAKLKAMASELREHRAARLGKKARGKEAEEQRQKEAYLEFEKSRYGTYAALLRVKLKAGSEELDAVEAALAQAGSTEEGLPPPHSSPSLQPNPSSQPPAQCPGSEPRAGAGSGRWKP